In Oryzias melastigma strain HK-1 linkage group LG16, ASM292280v2, whole genome shotgun sequence, a single genomic region encodes these proteins:
- the pou2f2a gene encoding POU domain, class 2, transcription factor 2 isoform X5 translates to MTKTAAIAAKDFSSMWLPDIMMSKPVEVEKVGADSPMEGADLERNGSELNHQAQSMKVGSFPLSPNLSSSKNKMDECTEMSPGLSPSHGPTPQQTALQHTQLMLTGSQLAGDIQQLLHLQQLVFVPGHPLQSQFLLPQAQQCQQGLLSTPNLIPLPQQNQGSLLSAPTRMGLQPQRDKTADVSASGGVTMAPSVTSHPEEPSDLEELEQFARTFKQRRIKLGFTQGDVGLAMGKLYGNDFSQTTISRFEALNLSFKNMCKLKPLLEKWLNDAETMSIDSTLPSPSSLSSPSLGFEGVPGRRRKKRTSIETNVRVALERSFLTNQKPTSEEILLIAEQLNMEKEVIRVWFCNRRQKEKRINPTSATPPLPSQPPTAPQVHKPPCYSPHMMSSQLSQAVTTLSSTTVTTMSPVCPLTSSLTSTHPSLSSAHPPLSSAPSPATPPPPPRSTASPATPSHSTLNLNTGLWRMGKKNGEMSNYITDFAANLRNNVMGVNTGMNQALLGNNPLATIQALAASGGQLPLSTLEGASKAIVGASGGQGGTLASSLFLNHPTLLHLGQNPGAGLASGAVAKVSQASPFPSASSISPTPCSPSPCSSPASSCLSSEMGHSPPSLGGAKIE, encoded by the exons ATATCATGATGTCAAAGCCAGTGGAGGTTGAGAAGGTCGGGGCCGACTCCCCGATGGAGGGCGCGG ATTTAGAGCGGAATGGATCTGAATTAAATCACCAG GCTCAGTCCATGAAGGTCGGCTCCTTTCCCCTGTCCCCAAACCTGAGCAGCAGCAAG AACAAAATGGACGAGTGCACTGAAATGTCCCCAGGCCTGTCCCCCTCCCACGGCCCGACCCCTCAGCAGACGGCCCTGCAACACACACAGCTCATGCTGACCGGCTCCCAGCTTGCAGGG GACATTCAGCAGTTGCTGCATCTCCAGCAGTTGGTGTTTGTGCCGGGTCATCCTCTCCAGTCCCAGTTTCTCCTCCCACAGGCACAGCAGTGTCAACAAG GACTCCTGTCAACACCAAATCTTATACCGCTACCTCAGCAAAACCAAGGGAGCCTCCTTTCTGCACCGACGAGAATGGGACTCCAGCCACAG CGAGATAAGACGGCAGATGTGAGTGCTAGTGGAGGTGTGACCATGGCGCCCTCGGTGACCTCCCACCCCGAGGAGCCCAGCGACCTGGAGGAGCTGGAACAGTTCGCCCGCACTTTCAAGCAGAGACGCATCAAACTGGGCTTCACACAG GGAGACGTGGGTTTGGCCATGGGGAAGCTGTACGGCAATGACTTCAGTCAGACCACCATCTCTCGCTTTGAAGCTCTCAACTTGAGCTTTAAGAACATGTGCAAGCTGAAGCCACTGCTGGAGAAGTGGCTCAATGATGCAG AAACCATGTCTATAGACAGCACCCTGCCCAGCCCCAGCTCCCTGTCCTCTCCCTCTCTGGGCTTTGAAGGGGTTCCAGGTCGCCGCAGGAAGAAGAGAACCAGCATAGAGACAAACGTCCGAGTGGCTCTGGAAAGATCGTTTCTGACG AACCAGAAGCCTACCTCTGAGGAGATCCTGCTGATCGCAGAGCAGCTCAACATGGAGAAGGAGGTGATCCGAGTCTGGTTCTGCAACCGCCGGCAAAAAGAGAAGCGCATCAACCCAACCAGTGCCACCCCTCCCTTGCCCAGCCAGCCCCCCACTGCCCCACAAGTGCACAAACCGCCCTGCTACAGCCCTCACATG ATGTCCAGCCAGCTGTCCCAGGCCGTGACCACTCTCAGCAGCACAACGGTGACCACCATGTCCCCCGTCTGCCCCCTGACCTCCAGCCTCACCTCCACCCACCCCTCTCTCAGCTCCGCCCACCCCCCTCTCAGCTCCGCACCATCCCCGGCgactcctccacctcctccccgCAGCACGGCCAGCCCCGCCACTCCCAGCCACAGCACACTGAACCTTAACACGGG TTTATGGCGTATGGGTAAAAAGAACGGTGAAATGTCTAACTACATCACCGATTTTGCTGCAAACTTGAG GAACAATGTGATGGGAGTTAACACGGGGATGAACCAAGCCCTCCTCGGTAACAATCCCCTGGCTACTATCCAAG CTCTAGCAGCCAGTGGTGGCCAGCTGCCTCTTTCCACTCTTGAGGGTGCCAGCAAGGCGATAGTGGGGGCCTCTGGGGGTCAAGGAGGCACCCTGGCTTCTTCCCTTTTCCTCAACCACCCCACCTTGCTCCACTTGGGCCAGAACCCCGGCGCTGGACTGGCCAGCGGTGCTGTAGCCAAAGTTTCCCAGGCCTCACCCTTCCCTTCAGCCAGCAGCATCAGCCCCACGCCCTGCTCCCCCTCTCCCTGCTCCAGCCCCGCCTCCTCATGCTTGTCCAGCGAAATGGGCCACAGCCCACCATCCCTGGGCGGAGCCAAGATTGAGTGA
- the pou2f2a gene encoding POU domain, class 2, transcription factor 2 isoform X1, translated as MFVPLPVPFVFQRTAPDLNAWRLKSPLAPRSNSDIMMSKPVEVEKVGADSPMEGADLERNGSELNHQAQSMKVGSFPLSPNLSSSKNKMDECTEMSPGLSPSHGPTPQQTALQHTQLMLTGSQLAGLTALLPAQQQLLLQQAQAQLLAAAVQQSNAAHAAHAARAAAQANQQAQAAAAANQQAQQQQQAGQQAHSQSQGQSTQEESSQSVPVPPPPPPQLTLSQPIQLTAQDIQQLLHLQQLVFVPGHPLQSQFLLPQAQQCQQGLLSTPNLIPLPQQNQGSLLSAPTRMGLQPQRDKTADVSASGGVTMAPSVTSHPEEPSDLEELEQFARTFKQRRIKLGFTQGDVGLAMGKLYGNDFSQTTISRFEALNLSFKNMCKLKPLLEKWLNDAETMSIDSTLPSPSSLSSPSLGFEGVPGRRRKKRTSIETNVRVALERSFLTNQKPTSEEILLIAEQLNMEKEVIRVWFCNRRQKEKRINPTSATPPLPSQPPTAPQVHKPPCYSPHMMSSQLSQAVTTLSSTTVTTMSPVCPLTSSLTSTHPSLSSAHPPLSSAPSPATPPPPPRSTASPATPSHSTLNLNTGLWRMGKKNGEMSNYITDFAANLRNNVMGVNTGMNQALLGNNPLATIQALAASGGQLPLSTLEGASKAIVGASGGQGGTLASSLFLNHPTLLHLGQNPGAGLASGAVAKVSQASPFPSASSISPTPCSPSPCSSPASSCLSSEMGHSPPSLGGAKIE; from the exons ATATCATGATGTCAAAGCCAGTGGAGGTTGAGAAGGTCGGGGCCGACTCCCCGATGGAGGGCGCGG ATTTAGAGCGGAATGGATCTGAATTAAATCACCAG GCTCAGTCCATGAAGGTCGGCTCCTTTCCCCTGTCCCCAAACCTGAGCAGCAGCAAG AACAAAATGGACGAGTGCACTGAAATGTCCCCAGGCCTGTCCCCCTCCCACGGCCCGACCCCTCAGCAGACGGCCCTGCAACACACACAGCTCATGCTGACCGGCTCCCAGCTTGCAGGG TTGACAGCCCTGCTGCCAGCACAGCAGCAGTTGCTTTTGCAGCAGGCTCAGGCGCAACTCCTGGCTGCCGCTGTGCAGCAGTCCAATGCAGCCCATGCGGCCCACGCTGCCCGTGCAGCTGCCCAGGCCAATCAGCAAGCtcaagcagctgcagcagcaaatcagcaggcccagcagcagcagcaagcaGGCCAGCAGGCTCACTCGCAGTCCCAGGGACAGAGCACACAGGAAGAGAGCAGCCAAAGTGTCCCCgtcccacctcctcctccaccccaGCTCACCCTCTCCCAACCAATCCAGCTGACCGCCCAG GACATTCAGCAGTTGCTGCATCTCCAGCAGTTGGTGTTTGTGCCGGGTCATCCTCTCCAGTCCCAGTTTCTCCTCCCACAGGCACAGCAGTGTCAACAAG GACTCCTGTCAACACCAAATCTTATACCGCTACCTCAGCAAAACCAAGGGAGCCTCCTTTCTGCACCGACGAGAATGGGACTCCAGCCACAG CGAGATAAGACGGCAGATGTGAGTGCTAGTGGAGGTGTGACCATGGCGCCCTCGGTGACCTCCCACCCCGAGGAGCCCAGCGACCTGGAGGAGCTGGAACAGTTCGCCCGCACTTTCAAGCAGAGACGCATCAAACTGGGCTTCACACAG GGAGACGTGGGTTTGGCCATGGGGAAGCTGTACGGCAATGACTTCAGTCAGACCACCATCTCTCGCTTTGAAGCTCTCAACTTGAGCTTTAAGAACATGTGCAAGCTGAAGCCACTGCTGGAGAAGTGGCTCAATGATGCAG AAACCATGTCTATAGACAGCACCCTGCCCAGCCCCAGCTCCCTGTCCTCTCCCTCTCTGGGCTTTGAAGGGGTTCCAGGTCGCCGCAGGAAGAAGAGAACCAGCATAGAGACAAACGTCCGAGTGGCTCTGGAAAGATCGTTTCTGACG AACCAGAAGCCTACCTCTGAGGAGATCCTGCTGATCGCAGAGCAGCTCAACATGGAGAAGGAGGTGATCCGAGTCTGGTTCTGCAACCGCCGGCAAAAAGAGAAGCGCATCAACCCAACCAGTGCCACCCCTCCCTTGCCCAGCCAGCCCCCCACTGCCCCACAAGTGCACAAACCGCCCTGCTACAGCCCTCACATG ATGTCCAGCCAGCTGTCCCAGGCCGTGACCACTCTCAGCAGCACAACGGTGACCACCATGTCCCCCGTCTGCCCCCTGACCTCCAGCCTCACCTCCACCCACCCCTCTCTCAGCTCCGCCCACCCCCCTCTCAGCTCCGCACCATCCCCGGCgactcctccacctcctccccgCAGCACGGCCAGCCCCGCCACTCCCAGCCACAGCACACTGAACCTTAACACGGG TTTATGGCGTATGGGTAAAAAGAACGGTGAAATGTCTAACTACATCACCGATTTTGCTGCAAACTTGAG GAACAATGTGATGGGAGTTAACACGGGGATGAACCAAGCCCTCCTCGGTAACAATCCCCTGGCTACTATCCAAG CTCTAGCAGCCAGTGGTGGCCAGCTGCCTCTTTCCACTCTTGAGGGTGCCAGCAAGGCGATAGTGGGGGCCTCTGGGGGTCAAGGAGGCACCCTGGCTTCTTCCCTTTTCCTCAACCACCCCACCTTGCTCCACTTGGGCCAGAACCCCGGCGCTGGACTGGCCAGCGGTGCTGTAGCCAAAGTTTCCCAGGCCTCACCCTTCCCTTCAGCCAGCAGCATCAGCCCCACGCCCTGCTCCCCCTCTCCCTGCTCCAGCCCCGCCTCCTCATGCTTGTCCAGCGAAATGGGCCACAGCCCACCATCCCTGGGCGGAGCCAAGATTGAGTGA
- the pou2f2a gene encoding POU domain, class 2, transcription factor 2 isoform X4, with translation MFVPLPVPFVFQRTAPDLNAWRLKSPLAPRSNSDIMMSKPVEVEKVGADSPMEGADLERNGSELNHQAQSMKVGSFPLSPNLSSSKNKMDECTEMSPGLSPSHGPTPQQTALQHTQLMLTGSQLAGLTALLPAQQQLLLQQAQAQLLAAAVQQSNAAHAAHAARAAAQANQQAQAAAAANQQAQQQQQAGQQAHSQSQGQSTQEESSQSVPVPPPPPPQLTLSQPIQLTAQDIQQLLHLQQLVFVPGHPLQSQFLLPQAQQCQQGLLSTPNLIPLPQQNQGSLLSAPTRMGLQPQRDKTADVSASGGVTMAPSVTSHPEEPSDLEELEQFARTFKQRRIKLGFTQGDVGLAMGKLYGNDFSQTTISRFEALNLSFKNMCKLKPLLEKWLNDAETMSIDSTLPSPSSLSSPSLGFEGVPGRRRKKRTSIETNVRVALERSFLTNQKPTSEEILLIAEQLNMEKEVIRVWFCNRRQKEKRINPTSATPPLPSQPPTAPQVHKPPCYSPHMMSSQLSQAVTTLSSTTVTTMSPVCPLTSSLTSTHPSLSSAHPPLSSAPSPATPPPPPRSTASPATPSHSTLNLNTGLWRMGKKNGEMSNYITDFAANLSSSSQWWPAASFHS, from the exons ATATCATGATGTCAAAGCCAGTGGAGGTTGAGAAGGTCGGGGCCGACTCCCCGATGGAGGGCGCGG ATTTAGAGCGGAATGGATCTGAATTAAATCACCAG GCTCAGTCCATGAAGGTCGGCTCCTTTCCCCTGTCCCCAAACCTGAGCAGCAGCAAG AACAAAATGGACGAGTGCACTGAAATGTCCCCAGGCCTGTCCCCCTCCCACGGCCCGACCCCTCAGCAGACGGCCCTGCAACACACACAGCTCATGCTGACCGGCTCCCAGCTTGCAGGG TTGACAGCCCTGCTGCCAGCACAGCAGCAGTTGCTTTTGCAGCAGGCTCAGGCGCAACTCCTGGCTGCCGCTGTGCAGCAGTCCAATGCAGCCCATGCGGCCCACGCTGCCCGTGCAGCTGCCCAGGCCAATCAGCAAGCtcaagcagctgcagcagcaaatcagcaggcccagcagcagcagcaagcaGGCCAGCAGGCTCACTCGCAGTCCCAGGGACAGAGCACACAGGAAGAGAGCAGCCAAAGTGTCCCCgtcccacctcctcctccaccccaGCTCACCCTCTCCCAACCAATCCAGCTGACCGCCCAG GACATTCAGCAGTTGCTGCATCTCCAGCAGTTGGTGTTTGTGCCGGGTCATCCTCTCCAGTCCCAGTTTCTCCTCCCACAGGCACAGCAGTGTCAACAAG GACTCCTGTCAACACCAAATCTTATACCGCTACCTCAGCAAAACCAAGGGAGCCTCCTTTCTGCACCGACGAGAATGGGACTCCAGCCACAG CGAGATAAGACGGCAGATGTGAGTGCTAGTGGAGGTGTGACCATGGCGCCCTCGGTGACCTCCCACCCCGAGGAGCCCAGCGACCTGGAGGAGCTGGAACAGTTCGCCCGCACTTTCAAGCAGAGACGCATCAAACTGGGCTTCACACAG GGAGACGTGGGTTTGGCCATGGGGAAGCTGTACGGCAATGACTTCAGTCAGACCACCATCTCTCGCTTTGAAGCTCTCAACTTGAGCTTTAAGAACATGTGCAAGCTGAAGCCACTGCTGGAGAAGTGGCTCAATGATGCAG AAACCATGTCTATAGACAGCACCCTGCCCAGCCCCAGCTCCCTGTCCTCTCCCTCTCTGGGCTTTGAAGGGGTTCCAGGTCGCCGCAGGAAGAAGAGAACCAGCATAGAGACAAACGTCCGAGTGGCTCTGGAAAGATCGTTTCTGACG AACCAGAAGCCTACCTCTGAGGAGATCCTGCTGATCGCAGAGCAGCTCAACATGGAGAAGGAGGTGATCCGAGTCTGGTTCTGCAACCGCCGGCAAAAAGAGAAGCGCATCAACCCAACCAGTGCCACCCCTCCCTTGCCCAGCCAGCCCCCCACTGCCCCACAAGTGCACAAACCGCCCTGCTACAGCCCTCACATG ATGTCCAGCCAGCTGTCCCAGGCCGTGACCACTCTCAGCAGCACAACGGTGACCACCATGTCCCCCGTCTGCCCCCTGACCTCCAGCCTCACCTCCACCCACCCCTCTCTCAGCTCCGCCCACCCCCCTCTCAGCTCCGCACCATCCCCGGCgactcctccacctcctccccgCAGCACGGCCAGCCCCGCCACTCCCAGCCACAGCACACTGAACCTTAACACGGG TTTATGGCGTATGGGTAAAAAGAACGGTGAAATGTCTAACTACATCACCGATTTTGCTGCAAACTTGAG CTCTAGCAGCCAGTGGTGGCCAGCTGCCTCTTTCCACTCTTGA
- the pou2f2a gene encoding POU domain, class 2, transcription factor 2 isoform X2: MTKTAAIAAKDFSSMWLPDIMMSKPVEVEKVGADSPMEGADLERNGSELNHQAQSMKVGSFPLSPNLSSSKNKMDECTEMSPGLSPSHGPTPQQTALQHTQLMLTGSQLAGLTALLPAQQQLLLQQAQAQLLAAAVQQSNAAHAAHAARAAAQANQQAQAAAAANQQAQQQQQAGQQAHSQSQGQSTQEESSQSVPVPPPPPPQLTLSQPIQLTAQDIQQLLHLQQLVFVPGHPLQSQFLLPQAQQCQQGLLSTPNLIPLPQQNQGSLLSAPTRMGLQPQRDKTADVSASGGVTMAPSVTSHPEEPSDLEELEQFARTFKQRRIKLGFTQGDVGLAMGKLYGNDFSQTTISRFEALNLSFKNMCKLKPLLEKWLNDAETMSIDSTLPSPSSLSSPSLGFEGVPGRRRKKRTSIETNVRVALERSFLTNQKPTSEEILLIAEQLNMEKEVIRVWFCNRRQKEKRINPTSATPPLPSQPPTAPQVHKPPCYSPHMMSSQLSQAVTTLSSTTVTTMSPVCPLTSSLTSTHPSLSSAHPPLSSAPSPATPPPPPRSTASPATPSHSTLNLNTGLWRMGKKNGEMSNYITDFAANLRNNVMGVNTGMNQALLGNNPLATIQALAASGGQLPLSTLEGASKAIVGASGGQGGTLASSLFLNHPTLLHLGQNPGAGLASGAVAKVSQASPFPSASSISPTPCSPSPCSSPASSCLSSEMGHSPPSLGGAKIE, from the exons ATATCATGATGTCAAAGCCAGTGGAGGTTGAGAAGGTCGGGGCCGACTCCCCGATGGAGGGCGCGG ATTTAGAGCGGAATGGATCTGAATTAAATCACCAG GCTCAGTCCATGAAGGTCGGCTCCTTTCCCCTGTCCCCAAACCTGAGCAGCAGCAAG AACAAAATGGACGAGTGCACTGAAATGTCCCCAGGCCTGTCCCCCTCCCACGGCCCGACCCCTCAGCAGACGGCCCTGCAACACACACAGCTCATGCTGACCGGCTCCCAGCTTGCAGGG TTGACAGCCCTGCTGCCAGCACAGCAGCAGTTGCTTTTGCAGCAGGCTCAGGCGCAACTCCTGGCTGCCGCTGTGCAGCAGTCCAATGCAGCCCATGCGGCCCACGCTGCCCGTGCAGCTGCCCAGGCCAATCAGCAAGCtcaagcagctgcagcagcaaatcagcaggcccagcagcagcagcaagcaGGCCAGCAGGCTCACTCGCAGTCCCAGGGACAGAGCACACAGGAAGAGAGCAGCCAAAGTGTCCCCgtcccacctcctcctccaccccaGCTCACCCTCTCCCAACCAATCCAGCTGACCGCCCAG GACATTCAGCAGTTGCTGCATCTCCAGCAGTTGGTGTTTGTGCCGGGTCATCCTCTCCAGTCCCAGTTTCTCCTCCCACAGGCACAGCAGTGTCAACAAG GACTCCTGTCAACACCAAATCTTATACCGCTACCTCAGCAAAACCAAGGGAGCCTCCTTTCTGCACCGACGAGAATGGGACTCCAGCCACAG CGAGATAAGACGGCAGATGTGAGTGCTAGTGGAGGTGTGACCATGGCGCCCTCGGTGACCTCCCACCCCGAGGAGCCCAGCGACCTGGAGGAGCTGGAACAGTTCGCCCGCACTTTCAAGCAGAGACGCATCAAACTGGGCTTCACACAG GGAGACGTGGGTTTGGCCATGGGGAAGCTGTACGGCAATGACTTCAGTCAGACCACCATCTCTCGCTTTGAAGCTCTCAACTTGAGCTTTAAGAACATGTGCAAGCTGAAGCCACTGCTGGAGAAGTGGCTCAATGATGCAG AAACCATGTCTATAGACAGCACCCTGCCCAGCCCCAGCTCCCTGTCCTCTCCCTCTCTGGGCTTTGAAGGGGTTCCAGGTCGCCGCAGGAAGAAGAGAACCAGCATAGAGACAAACGTCCGAGTGGCTCTGGAAAGATCGTTTCTGACG AACCAGAAGCCTACCTCTGAGGAGATCCTGCTGATCGCAGAGCAGCTCAACATGGAGAAGGAGGTGATCCGAGTCTGGTTCTGCAACCGCCGGCAAAAAGAGAAGCGCATCAACCCAACCAGTGCCACCCCTCCCTTGCCCAGCCAGCCCCCCACTGCCCCACAAGTGCACAAACCGCCCTGCTACAGCCCTCACATG ATGTCCAGCCAGCTGTCCCAGGCCGTGACCACTCTCAGCAGCACAACGGTGACCACCATGTCCCCCGTCTGCCCCCTGACCTCCAGCCTCACCTCCACCCACCCCTCTCTCAGCTCCGCCCACCCCCCTCTCAGCTCCGCACCATCCCCGGCgactcctccacctcctccccgCAGCACGGCCAGCCCCGCCACTCCCAGCCACAGCACACTGAACCTTAACACGGG TTTATGGCGTATGGGTAAAAAGAACGGTGAAATGTCTAACTACATCACCGATTTTGCTGCAAACTTGAG GAACAATGTGATGGGAGTTAACACGGGGATGAACCAAGCCCTCCTCGGTAACAATCCCCTGGCTACTATCCAAG CTCTAGCAGCCAGTGGTGGCCAGCTGCCTCTTTCCACTCTTGAGGGTGCCAGCAAGGCGATAGTGGGGGCCTCTGGGGGTCAAGGAGGCACCCTGGCTTCTTCCCTTTTCCTCAACCACCCCACCTTGCTCCACTTGGGCCAGAACCCCGGCGCTGGACTGGCCAGCGGTGCTGTAGCCAAAGTTTCCCAGGCCTCACCCTTCCCTTCAGCCAGCAGCATCAGCCCCACGCCCTGCTCCCCCTCTCCCTGCTCCAGCCCCGCCTCCTCATGCTTGTCCAGCGAAATGGGCCACAGCCCACCATCCCTGGGCGGAGCCAAGATTGAGTGA
- the pou2f2a gene encoding POU domain, class 2, transcription factor 2 isoform X3 gives MFVPLPVPFVFQRTAPDLNAWRLKSPLAPRSNSDIMMSKPVEVEKVGADSPMEGADLERNGSELNHQAQSMKVGSFPLSPNLSSSKNKMDECTEMSPGLSPSHGPTPQQTALQHTQLMLTGSQLAGDIQQLLHLQQLVFVPGHPLQSQFLLPQAQQCQQGLLSTPNLIPLPQQNQGSLLSAPTRMGLQPQRDKTADVSASGGVTMAPSVTSHPEEPSDLEELEQFARTFKQRRIKLGFTQGDVGLAMGKLYGNDFSQTTISRFEALNLSFKNMCKLKPLLEKWLNDAETMSIDSTLPSPSSLSSPSLGFEGVPGRRRKKRTSIETNVRVALERSFLTNQKPTSEEILLIAEQLNMEKEVIRVWFCNRRQKEKRINPTSATPPLPSQPPTAPQVHKPPCYSPHMMSSQLSQAVTTLSSTTVTTMSPVCPLTSSLTSTHPSLSSAHPPLSSAPSPATPPPPPRSTASPATPSHSTLNLNTGLWRMGKKNGEMSNYITDFAANLRNNVMGVNTGMNQALLGNNPLATIQALAASGGQLPLSTLEGASKAIVGASGGQGGTLASSLFLNHPTLLHLGQNPGAGLASGAVAKVSQASPFPSASSISPTPCSPSPCSSPASSCLSSEMGHSPPSLGGAKIE, from the exons ATATCATGATGTCAAAGCCAGTGGAGGTTGAGAAGGTCGGGGCCGACTCCCCGATGGAGGGCGCGG ATTTAGAGCGGAATGGATCTGAATTAAATCACCAG GCTCAGTCCATGAAGGTCGGCTCCTTTCCCCTGTCCCCAAACCTGAGCAGCAGCAAG AACAAAATGGACGAGTGCACTGAAATGTCCCCAGGCCTGTCCCCCTCCCACGGCCCGACCCCTCAGCAGACGGCCCTGCAACACACACAGCTCATGCTGACCGGCTCCCAGCTTGCAGGG GACATTCAGCAGTTGCTGCATCTCCAGCAGTTGGTGTTTGTGCCGGGTCATCCTCTCCAGTCCCAGTTTCTCCTCCCACAGGCACAGCAGTGTCAACAAG GACTCCTGTCAACACCAAATCTTATACCGCTACCTCAGCAAAACCAAGGGAGCCTCCTTTCTGCACCGACGAGAATGGGACTCCAGCCACAG CGAGATAAGACGGCAGATGTGAGTGCTAGTGGAGGTGTGACCATGGCGCCCTCGGTGACCTCCCACCCCGAGGAGCCCAGCGACCTGGAGGAGCTGGAACAGTTCGCCCGCACTTTCAAGCAGAGACGCATCAAACTGGGCTTCACACAG GGAGACGTGGGTTTGGCCATGGGGAAGCTGTACGGCAATGACTTCAGTCAGACCACCATCTCTCGCTTTGAAGCTCTCAACTTGAGCTTTAAGAACATGTGCAAGCTGAAGCCACTGCTGGAGAAGTGGCTCAATGATGCAG AAACCATGTCTATAGACAGCACCCTGCCCAGCCCCAGCTCCCTGTCCTCTCCCTCTCTGGGCTTTGAAGGGGTTCCAGGTCGCCGCAGGAAGAAGAGAACCAGCATAGAGACAAACGTCCGAGTGGCTCTGGAAAGATCGTTTCTGACG AACCAGAAGCCTACCTCTGAGGAGATCCTGCTGATCGCAGAGCAGCTCAACATGGAGAAGGAGGTGATCCGAGTCTGGTTCTGCAACCGCCGGCAAAAAGAGAAGCGCATCAACCCAACCAGTGCCACCCCTCCCTTGCCCAGCCAGCCCCCCACTGCCCCACAAGTGCACAAACCGCCCTGCTACAGCCCTCACATG ATGTCCAGCCAGCTGTCCCAGGCCGTGACCACTCTCAGCAGCACAACGGTGACCACCATGTCCCCCGTCTGCCCCCTGACCTCCAGCCTCACCTCCACCCACCCCTCTCTCAGCTCCGCCCACCCCCCTCTCAGCTCCGCACCATCCCCGGCgactcctccacctcctccccgCAGCACGGCCAGCCCCGCCACTCCCAGCCACAGCACACTGAACCTTAACACGGG TTTATGGCGTATGGGTAAAAAGAACGGTGAAATGTCTAACTACATCACCGATTTTGCTGCAAACTTGAG GAACAATGTGATGGGAGTTAACACGGGGATGAACCAAGCCCTCCTCGGTAACAATCCCCTGGCTACTATCCAAG CTCTAGCAGCCAGTGGTGGCCAGCTGCCTCTTTCCACTCTTGAGGGTGCCAGCAAGGCGATAGTGGGGGCCTCTGGGGGTCAAGGAGGCACCCTGGCTTCTTCCCTTTTCCTCAACCACCCCACCTTGCTCCACTTGGGCCAGAACCCCGGCGCTGGACTGGCCAGCGGTGCTGTAGCCAAAGTTTCCCAGGCCTCACCCTTCCCTTCAGCCAGCAGCATCAGCCCCACGCCCTGCTCCCCCTCTCCCTGCTCCAGCCCCGCCTCCTCATGCTTGTCCAGCGAAATGGGCCACAGCCCACCATCCCTGGGCGGAGCCAAGATTGAGTGA